The following proteins are encoded in a genomic region of Rattus rattus isolate New Zealand chromosome 2, Rrattus_CSIRO_v1, whole genome shotgun sequence:
- the LOC116894560 gene encoding vomeronasal type-2 receptor 116-like isoform X3 produces MFIFMVVFFLINIPLLMANVIDPRCFLRINLDEVKDGDLQSTCSFILEAVQIPMEKDYFNQTLNVLKTTNNHKYALTLAFSIDEINRNPDLLPNMSLIIKYSFGYCDGKTVTPTPYLFHEEFEKPIPNYFCKEETKCTFLLTGPHWGTSLLFLTKLDIFSSPRFLQLTYGPFHSTLNDNEQFPYLYQMAPKDTSLAFAIVSFILYFNWNWVGLFISDEDQGNLFLSELKKVSESKKICFAFVSMISFSELLFHHKVEMYYDQIVMSSTSVIIIYGEGNSITELNFRIWESPVKHRIWVSTKQWNFPTSNRDLTHDTFYGTFTFQHHHGEISGFNNLVQTWYQLRSTDLCQVMPDWKYLNYEGSASNCEILENYTSSASLEWLLEQKFDMAFSDDSYNIYNAVYAMAHAFHELNLQQVDNQAIDNEKGASSHCLKLNSFLRNTHFTNPLGDKVIMKQREILQEDYDIFLTQYFSEHLGIKVKIGKVSQYFKRDQHFHLYVDMIELATGSKKMPSSVCTEDCGPGFRRIWKEGMAACCFVCKSCPENEISNDTTVVLWVFVKHHNTPIVKANNRNLSYLLIISLMFCFLCTFFFIGHPNRATCILQQITFGIVFTVAVSTVLAKTVTVVLAFKVTDPGRRLRNVLVSGTPNYIIPICSLFQCVLCAIWLAVSPPFVDIDDLSEHGHIIIVCNKGSVTAFYCVLGYLACLALGSFTLAFLAKNLPDTFNEAKFLTFSMLVFCSVWVTFLPVYHSTKGKVMVAVEIFSILASSAGMLGCIFAPKIYIILMRPDRNILKFREKSYF; encoded by the exons atgttcatttttatgGTGGTGTTCTTCCTCATCAACATTCCACTTCTCATGGCAAATGTCATTGATCCCAGGTGCTTTTTGAGAATAAATTTGGATGAAGTCAAAGATGGAGATTTGCAGTCAACTTGTTCCTTCATTCTTGAAGCAGTTCAGATACCTATGGAGAAAGATTATTTCAACCAGACTCTGAATGTCCT AAAAACAACTAACAACCACAAATATGCTTTGACATTGGCCTTTTCAATAGATGAAATCAACAGGAATCCTGATCTTTTACCAAATATGTCTTTGATTATAAAATACTCTTTTGGCTATTGTGATGGAAAAACTGTAACACCTACACCCTATTTATTTCACGAAGAATTTGAAAAGCCTATTCCTAATTATTTCTGTAAGGAAGAGACCAAGTGTACATTTCTGCTTACAGGACCGCATTGGGGGACATCGTTACTTTTTTTGACAAAACTGGACATCTTCTCATCTCCACGT tTCCTTCAGCTTACCTATGGACCTTTTCATTCTACCTTGAATGATAATGAACAATTTCCCTATCTCTATCAGATGGCACCAAAGGACACATCACTAGCATTTGCAATTGTCTCCTTCATACTTTATTTCAACTGGAACTGGGTTGGCCTTTTCATCTCAGATGAGGATCAAGGCAATCTATTTCTCTCAGAGTTGAAAAAAGTGAGTGAAAGCAAAAAAATTTGCTTTGCCTTTGTGAGCATGATATCATTCTCTGAATTATTATTCCATCATAAAGTTGAAATGTACTACGACCAAATTGTGATGTCATCCACAAGTGTTATTATCATTTATGGGGAGGGAAACAGTATTACTGAGTTGAACTTCAGAATATGGGAATCTCCAGTTAAACACAGAATATGGGTCTCTACAAAACAGTGGAATTTCCCTACCAGTAATAGAGATTTAACTCATGACACATTCTATGGGACTTTTACATTTCAACACCACCATGGTGAAATTTCTGGCTTTAATAATTTGGTACAGACATGGTATCAACTCAGAAGCACAGATTTATGTCAAGTAATGCCAGACTGGAAGTACTTAAACTATGAAGGTTCAGCATCTAACTGTGAAATACTGGAGAACTATACATCCAGTGCCTCATTGGAATGGCTACTGGAACAGAAGTTTGACATGGCCTTTAGTGATGAcagttataatatatataatgctGTGTATGCAATGGCCCATGCATTTCATGAGTTGAATCTGCAACAGGTTGATAATCAGGCAATAGACAATGAGAAAGGAGCCAGTTCTCACTGCTTGAAG TTAAATTCCTTTCTGAGAAACACTCACTTCACCAATCCTCTCGGCGACAAAGTGATTATGAAACAGAGAGAAATACTGCAGGAAGACTATGACATTTTTCTCACTCAGTATTTCTCAGAACACCTTGGGATTAAGGTGAAGATAGGAAAGGTCAGCCAATATTTTAAACGTGATCAACACTTTCACTTATATGTAGACATGATTGAGTTGGCCACAGGAAGTAAAAAG ATGCCATCCTCTGTGTGCACTGAAGATTGTGGTCCAGGATTCAGAAGAATCTGGAAGGAGGGAATGGCagcttgctgttttgtttgcaaGTCCTGccctgaaaatgaaatttctaatgaTACAA CTGTTGTACTTTGGGTCTTTGTGAAACACCATAACACTCCTATTGTGAAGGCCAATAACAGAAACCTCAGCTACCTATTAATTATTTCActcatgttctgttttctgtgcaCCTTTTTCTTCATTGGCCATCCTAACAGAGCAACCTGTATCTTACAGCAAATTACATTTGGGATTGTATTCACTGTGGCTGTTTCCACAGTTCTAGCCAAAACAGTCACTGTggttctggctttcaaagtcacaGACCCAGGAAGAAGGTTGAGAAATGTCCTGGTGTCAGGGACACCCAATTATATTATTCCCATATGTTCTCTATTCCAATGTGTTCTGTGTGCAATCTGGCtagcagtttctcctccctttgttgATATTGATGATCTCAGTGAGCATGGACACATCATCATTGTGTGCAACAAGGGCTCAGTTACTGCATTCTACTGCGTCCTGGGATACTTGGCCTGCCTGGCACTTGGAAGCTTCACTCTGGCTTTCTTGGCAAAGAATCTGCCAGACACATTCAATGAAGCTAAGTTCTTGACCTTCAGCATGCTCGTATTCTGCAGTGTCTGGGTCACCTTCCTTCCTGTCTACCATAGCACCAAGGGAAAGGTCATGGTTGCTGTGGAGATCTTCTCAATATTGGCCTCCAGTGCAGGAATGCTTGGATGCATCTTTGCACCCAAGATCTACATCATTTTAATGAGACCAGACAGAAATATCTTAAAGTTCAGAGAGAAATCATATTTCTAA
- the LOC116894560 gene encoding vomeronasal type-2 receptor 116-like isoform X2 codes for MFIFMVVFFLINIPLLMANVIDPRCFLRINLDEVKDGDLQSTCSFILEAVQIPMEKDYFNQTLNVLKTTNNHKYALTLAFSIDEINRNPDLLPNMSLIIKYSFGYCDGKTVTPTPYLFHEEFEKPIPNYFCKEETKCTFLLTGPHWEFLQLTYGPFHSTLNDNEQFPYLYQMAPKDTSLAFAIVSFILYFNWNWVGLFISDEDQGNLFLSELKKVSESKKICFAFVSMISFSELLFHHKVEMYYDQIVMSSTSVIIIYGEGNSITELNFRIWESPVKHRIWVSTKQWNFPTSNRDLTHDTFYGTFTFQHHHGEISGFNNLVQTWYQLRSTDLCQVMPDWKYLNYEGSASNCEILENYTSSASLEWLLEQKFDMAFSDDSYNIYNAVYAMAHAFHELNLQQVDNQAIDNEKGASSHCLKLNSFLRNTHFTNPLGDKVIMKQREILQEDYDIFLTQYFSEHLGIKVKIGKVSQYFKRDQHFHLYVDMIELATGSKKMPSSVCTEDCGPGFRRIWKEGMAACCFVCKSCPENEISNDTNMDQCMNCPEYQFANTKHNKCIQKGVLFLSYEDPLGMALALIAFCFSAFTAVVLWVFVKHHNTPIVKANNRNLSYLLIISLMFCFLCTFFFIGHPNRATCILQQITFGIVFTVAVSTVLAKTVTVVLAFKVTDPGRRLRNVLVSGTPNYIIPICSLFQCVLCAIWLAVSPPFVDIDDLSEHGHIIIVCNKGSVTAFYCVLGYLACLALGSFTLAFLAKNLPDTFNEAKFLTFSMLVFCSVWVTFLPVYHSTKGKVMVAVEIFSILASSAGMLGCIFAPKIYIILMRPDRNILKFREKSYF; via the exons atgttcatttttatgGTGGTGTTCTTCCTCATCAACATTCCACTTCTCATGGCAAATGTCATTGATCCCAGGTGCTTTTTGAGAATAAATTTGGATGAAGTCAAAGATGGAGATTTGCAGTCAACTTGTTCCTTCATTCTTGAAGCAGTTCAGATACCTATGGAGAAAGATTATTTCAACCAGACTCTGAATGTCCT AAAAACAACTAACAACCACAAATATGCTTTGACATTGGCCTTTTCAATAGATGAAATCAACAGGAATCCTGATCTTTTACCAAATATGTCTTTGATTATAAAATACTCTTTTGGCTATTGTGATGGAAAAACTGTAACACCTACACCCTATTTATTTCACGAAGAATTTGAAAAGCCTATTCCTAATTATTTCTGTAAGGAAGAGACCAAGTGTACATTTCTGCTTACAGGACCGCATTGGG agtTCCTTCAGCTTACCTATGGACCTTTTCATTCTACCTTGAATGATAATGAACAATTTCCCTATCTCTATCAGATGGCACCAAAGGACACATCACTAGCATTTGCAATTGTCTCCTTCATACTTTATTTCAACTGGAACTGGGTTGGCCTTTTCATCTCAGATGAGGATCAAGGCAATCTATTTCTCTCAGAGTTGAAAAAAGTGAGTGAAAGCAAAAAAATTTGCTTTGCCTTTGTGAGCATGATATCATTCTCTGAATTATTATTCCATCATAAAGTTGAAATGTACTACGACCAAATTGTGATGTCATCCACAAGTGTTATTATCATTTATGGGGAGGGAAACAGTATTACTGAGTTGAACTTCAGAATATGGGAATCTCCAGTTAAACACAGAATATGGGTCTCTACAAAACAGTGGAATTTCCCTACCAGTAATAGAGATTTAACTCATGACACATTCTATGGGACTTTTACATTTCAACACCACCATGGTGAAATTTCTGGCTTTAATAATTTGGTACAGACATGGTATCAACTCAGAAGCACAGATTTATGTCAAGTAATGCCAGACTGGAAGTACTTAAACTATGAAGGTTCAGCATCTAACTGTGAAATACTGGAGAACTATACATCCAGTGCCTCATTGGAATGGCTACTGGAACAGAAGTTTGACATGGCCTTTAGTGATGAcagttataatatatataatgctGTGTATGCAATGGCCCATGCATTTCATGAGTTGAATCTGCAACAGGTTGATAATCAGGCAATAGACAATGAGAAAGGAGCCAGTTCTCACTGCTTGAAG TTAAATTCCTTTCTGAGAAACACTCACTTCACCAATCCTCTCGGCGACAAAGTGATTATGAAACAGAGAGAAATACTGCAGGAAGACTATGACATTTTTCTCACTCAGTATTTCTCAGAACACCTTGGGATTAAGGTGAAGATAGGAAAGGTCAGCCAATATTTTAAACGTGATCAACACTTTCACTTATATGTAGACATGATTGAGTTGGCCACAGGAAGTAAAAAG ATGCCATCCTCTGTGTGCACTGAAGATTGTGGTCCAGGATTCAGAAGAATCTGGAAGGAGGGAATGGCagcttgctgttttgtttgcaaGTCCTGccctgaaaatgaaatttctaatgaTACAA ATATGGATCAGTGTATGAACTGTCCAGAATACCAGTTTgccaacacaaaacacaacaaatgCATTCAGAAAGGTGTGCTATTTTTAAGCTATGAAGACCCACTGGGGATGGCTCTTGCTTTAATagccttctgtttctctgcattCACAGCTGTTGTACTTTGGGTCTTTGTGAAACACCATAACACTCCTATTGTGAAGGCCAATAACAGAAACCTCAGCTACCTATTAATTATTTCActcatgttctgttttctgtgcaCCTTTTTCTTCATTGGCCATCCTAACAGAGCAACCTGTATCTTACAGCAAATTACATTTGGGATTGTATTCACTGTGGCTGTTTCCACAGTTCTAGCCAAAACAGTCACTGTggttctggctttcaaagtcacaGACCCAGGAAGAAGGTTGAGAAATGTCCTGGTGTCAGGGACACCCAATTATATTATTCCCATATGTTCTCTATTCCAATGTGTTCTGTGTGCAATCTGGCtagcagtttctcctccctttgttgATATTGATGATCTCAGTGAGCATGGACACATCATCATTGTGTGCAACAAGGGCTCAGTTACTGCATTCTACTGCGTCCTGGGATACTTGGCCTGCCTGGCACTTGGAAGCTTCACTCTGGCTTTCTTGGCAAAGAATCTGCCAGACACATTCAATGAAGCTAAGTTCTTGACCTTCAGCATGCTCGTATTCTGCAGTGTCTGGGTCACCTTCCTTCCTGTCTACCATAGCACCAAGGGAAAGGTCATGGTTGCTGTGGAGATCTTCTCAATATTGGCCTCCAGTGCAGGAATGCTTGGATGCATCTTTGCACCCAAGATCTACATCATTTTAATGAGACCAGACAGAAATATCTTAAAGTTCAGAGAGAAATCATATTTCTAA
- the LOC116894560 gene encoding vomeronasal type-2 receptor 116-like isoform X1 produces MFIFMVVFFLINIPLLMANVIDPRCFLRINLDEVKDGDLQSTCSFILEAVQIPMEKDYFNQTLNVLKTTNNHKYALTLAFSIDEINRNPDLLPNMSLIIKYSFGYCDGKTVTPTPYLFHEEFEKPIPNYFCKEETKCTFLLTGPHWGTSLLFLTKLDIFSSPRFLQLTYGPFHSTLNDNEQFPYLYQMAPKDTSLAFAIVSFILYFNWNWVGLFISDEDQGNLFLSELKKVSESKKICFAFVSMISFSELLFHHKVEMYYDQIVMSSTSVIIIYGEGNSITELNFRIWESPVKHRIWVSTKQWNFPTSNRDLTHDTFYGTFTFQHHHGEISGFNNLVQTWYQLRSTDLCQVMPDWKYLNYEGSASNCEILENYTSSASLEWLLEQKFDMAFSDDSYNIYNAVYAMAHAFHELNLQQVDNQAIDNEKGASSHCLKLNSFLRNTHFTNPLGDKVIMKQREILQEDYDIFLTQYFSEHLGIKVKIGKVSQYFKRDQHFHLYVDMIELATGSKKMPSSVCTEDCGPGFRRIWKEGMAACCFVCKSCPENEISNDTNMDQCMNCPEYQFANTKHNKCIQKGVLFLSYEDPLGMALALIAFCFSAFTAVVLWVFVKHHNTPIVKANNRNLSYLLIISLMFCFLCTFFFIGHPNRATCILQQITFGIVFTVAVSTVLAKTVTVVLAFKVTDPGRRLRNVLVSGTPNYIIPICSLFQCVLCAIWLAVSPPFVDIDDLSEHGHIIIVCNKGSVTAFYCVLGYLACLALGSFTLAFLAKNLPDTFNEAKFLTFSMLVFCSVWVTFLPVYHSTKGKVMVAVEIFSILASSAGMLGCIFAPKIYIILMRPDRNILKFREKSYF; encoded by the exons atgttcatttttatgGTGGTGTTCTTCCTCATCAACATTCCACTTCTCATGGCAAATGTCATTGATCCCAGGTGCTTTTTGAGAATAAATTTGGATGAAGTCAAAGATGGAGATTTGCAGTCAACTTGTTCCTTCATTCTTGAAGCAGTTCAGATACCTATGGAGAAAGATTATTTCAACCAGACTCTGAATGTCCT AAAAACAACTAACAACCACAAATATGCTTTGACATTGGCCTTTTCAATAGATGAAATCAACAGGAATCCTGATCTTTTACCAAATATGTCTTTGATTATAAAATACTCTTTTGGCTATTGTGATGGAAAAACTGTAACACCTACACCCTATTTATTTCACGAAGAATTTGAAAAGCCTATTCCTAATTATTTCTGTAAGGAAGAGACCAAGTGTACATTTCTGCTTACAGGACCGCATTGGGGGACATCGTTACTTTTTTTGACAAAACTGGACATCTTCTCATCTCCACGT tTCCTTCAGCTTACCTATGGACCTTTTCATTCTACCTTGAATGATAATGAACAATTTCCCTATCTCTATCAGATGGCACCAAAGGACACATCACTAGCATTTGCAATTGTCTCCTTCATACTTTATTTCAACTGGAACTGGGTTGGCCTTTTCATCTCAGATGAGGATCAAGGCAATCTATTTCTCTCAGAGTTGAAAAAAGTGAGTGAAAGCAAAAAAATTTGCTTTGCCTTTGTGAGCATGATATCATTCTCTGAATTATTATTCCATCATAAAGTTGAAATGTACTACGACCAAATTGTGATGTCATCCACAAGTGTTATTATCATTTATGGGGAGGGAAACAGTATTACTGAGTTGAACTTCAGAATATGGGAATCTCCAGTTAAACACAGAATATGGGTCTCTACAAAACAGTGGAATTTCCCTACCAGTAATAGAGATTTAACTCATGACACATTCTATGGGACTTTTACATTTCAACACCACCATGGTGAAATTTCTGGCTTTAATAATTTGGTACAGACATGGTATCAACTCAGAAGCACAGATTTATGTCAAGTAATGCCAGACTGGAAGTACTTAAACTATGAAGGTTCAGCATCTAACTGTGAAATACTGGAGAACTATACATCCAGTGCCTCATTGGAATGGCTACTGGAACAGAAGTTTGACATGGCCTTTAGTGATGAcagttataatatatataatgctGTGTATGCAATGGCCCATGCATTTCATGAGTTGAATCTGCAACAGGTTGATAATCAGGCAATAGACAATGAGAAAGGAGCCAGTTCTCACTGCTTGAAG TTAAATTCCTTTCTGAGAAACACTCACTTCACCAATCCTCTCGGCGACAAAGTGATTATGAAACAGAGAGAAATACTGCAGGAAGACTATGACATTTTTCTCACTCAGTATTTCTCAGAACACCTTGGGATTAAGGTGAAGATAGGAAAGGTCAGCCAATATTTTAAACGTGATCAACACTTTCACTTATATGTAGACATGATTGAGTTGGCCACAGGAAGTAAAAAG ATGCCATCCTCTGTGTGCACTGAAGATTGTGGTCCAGGATTCAGAAGAATCTGGAAGGAGGGAATGGCagcttgctgttttgtttgcaaGTCCTGccctgaaaatgaaatttctaatgaTACAA ATATGGATCAGTGTATGAACTGTCCAGAATACCAGTTTgccaacacaaaacacaacaaatgCATTCAGAAAGGTGTGCTATTTTTAAGCTATGAAGACCCACTGGGGATGGCTCTTGCTTTAATagccttctgtttctctgcattCACAGCTGTTGTACTTTGGGTCTTTGTGAAACACCATAACACTCCTATTGTGAAGGCCAATAACAGAAACCTCAGCTACCTATTAATTATTTCActcatgttctgttttctgtgcaCCTTTTTCTTCATTGGCCATCCTAACAGAGCAACCTGTATCTTACAGCAAATTACATTTGGGATTGTATTCACTGTGGCTGTTTCCACAGTTCTAGCCAAAACAGTCACTGTggttctggctttcaaagtcacaGACCCAGGAAGAAGGTTGAGAAATGTCCTGGTGTCAGGGACACCCAATTATATTATTCCCATATGTTCTCTATTCCAATGTGTTCTGTGTGCAATCTGGCtagcagtttctcctccctttgttgATATTGATGATCTCAGTGAGCATGGACACATCATCATTGTGTGCAACAAGGGCTCAGTTACTGCATTCTACTGCGTCCTGGGATACTTGGCCTGCCTGGCACTTGGAAGCTTCACTCTGGCTTTCTTGGCAAAGAATCTGCCAGACACATTCAATGAAGCTAAGTTCTTGACCTTCAGCATGCTCGTATTCTGCAGTGTCTGGGTCACCTTCCTTCCTGTCTACCATAGCACCAAGGGAAAGGTCATGGTTGCTGTGGAGATCTTCTCAATATTGGCCTCCAGTGCAGGAATGCTTGGATGCATCTTTGCACCCAAGATCTACATCATTTTAATGAGACCAGACAGAAATATCTTAAAGTTCAGAGAGAAATCATATTTCTAA